One Diceros bicornis minor isolate mBicDic1 chromosome 11, mDicBic1.mat.cur, whole genome shotgun sequence genomic region harbors:
- the SLC25A37 gene encoding mitoferrin-1 isoform X3, translated as MATLLHDAVMNPAEVVKQRMQMYNSPHRSALSCVRTVWRTEGLGAFYRSYSTQLTMNIPFQSIHFITYEFLQEQVNPHRGYNPQSHIISGGLAGALAAAATTPLDVCKTLLNTQENVALNLANISGRLSGMANAFRTVYQLNGLPGYFKGMQARVIYQMPSTAISWSVYEFFKYFFTKHQLENRTPY; from the exons ATGGCCACCCTGCTCCACGATGCGGTAATGAATCCAGCAGAAG TGGTGAAGCAGCGCATGCAGATGTACAACTCGCCGCACCGGTCGGCCCTCAGCTGCGTCCGGACGGTGTGGAGGACTGAGGGCTTGGGGGCCTTCTACCGGAGTTACAGCACGCAGCTGACCATGAACATTCCCTTCCAGTCCATCCACTTCATCACCTACGAGTTCCTGCAGGAGCAGGTCAACCCTCACCGGGGTTACAACCCGCAGTCCCACATCATCTCAGGCGGGCTGGCCGGCGCCCTCGCTGCGGCCGCCACCACCCCGCTGGATGTCTGCAAAACCCTCCTCAACACTCAGGAGAATGTGGCCCTCAACCTGGCCAACATCAGCGGCCGGCTGTCGGGCATGGCCAACGCTTTCCGGACGGTGTACCAGCTCAACGGCCTGCCCGGCTACTTCAAAGGCATGCAGGCGCGCGTCATCTACCAGATGCCCTCCACGGCCATTTCCTGGTCGGTCTATGAGTTTTTCAAGTACTTCTTCACCAAGCACCAGCTGGAGAATCGAACTCCATACTAA
- the SLC25A37 gene encoding mitoferrin-1 isoform X2, with protein sequence MQSLNPDPRAQYTNVYGALRKIVRTEGFWRPLRGLNVMIMGAGPAHAMYFACYENMKRTLNDVFHHQGNSHLANGIAGSMATLLHDAVMNPAEVVKQRMQMYNSPHRSALSCVRTVWRTEGLGAFYRSYSTQLTMNIPFQSIHFITYEFLQEQVNPHRGYNPQSHIISGGLAGALAAAATTPLDVCKTLLNTQENVALNLANISGRLSGMANAFRTVYQLNGLPGYFKGMQARVIYQMPSTAISWSVYEFFKYFFTKHQLENRTPY encoded by the exons ATGCAGAGTCTGAATCCAGATCCCAGAGCCCAGTACACTAACGTCTACGGAGCCCTCAGGAAAATCGTGCGGACTGAAGGCTTCTGGAGGCCCTTGCGAGGTCTCAACGTGATGATAATGGGCGCAGGCCCGGCCCACGCCATGTATTTTGCCTGCTATGAAAACATGAAAAGGACTTTAAATGACGTTTTCCACCACCAAGGAAACAGCCACCTAGCCAACG GGATAGCTGGGAGTATGGCCACCCTGCTCCACGATGCGGTAATGAATCCAGCAGAAG TGGTGAAGCAGCGCATGCAGATGTACAACTCGCCGCACCGGTCGGCCCTCAGCTGCGTCCGGACGGTGTGGAGGACTGAGGGCTTGGGGGCCTTCTACCGGAGTTACAGCACGCAGCTGACCATGAACATTCCCTTCCAGTCCATCCACTTCATCACCTACGAGTTCCTGCAGGAGCAGGTCAACCCTCACCGGGGTTACAACCCGCAGTCCCACATCATCTCAGGCGGGCTGGCCGGCGCCCTCGCTGCGGCCGCCACCACCCCGCTGGATGTCTGCAAAACCCTCCTCAACACTCAGGAGAATGTGGCCCTCAACCTGGCCAACATCAGCGGCCGGCTGTCGGGCATGGCCAACGCTTTCCGGACGGTGTACCAGCTCAACGGCCTGCCCGGCTACTTCAAAGGCATGCAGGCGCGCGTCATCTACCAGATGCCCTCCACGGCCATTTCCTGGTCGGTCTATGAGTTTTTCAAGTACTTCTTCACCAAGCACCAGCTGGAGAATCGAACTCCATACTAA